The Anolis carolinensis isolate JA03-04 chromosome 2, rAnoCar3.1.pri, whole genome shotgun sequence genome has a window encoding:
- the tmem115 gene encoding transmembrane protein 115 — MKRYLPVARQHFLAALASTSVVVKSICAVVLLLYLLSFAVDTVFALGVTPGFLFPPNFWVWTLATHCVAETHLWDVGLSLATVVAAGRLLEPLWGALELLIFFAVVNISVGLLGALAYLLSYVALFDLSYLFTVRIHGMLGFLGGVLVALKQTMGDRTVLKIPQVRMKVVPMLLLLLLAVLRLTTLIASNVLASYGFGVLSSWIYLRFYQRHSRGRGDMSDHFAFATFFPEILQPVVGLLANLVHSLLVKVKVCRKTVKRYDVGAPSSITISLPGTDPQDAERRRQLALKALNERLKRVEDQSAWPSMEEDEEEDSMKADDPLLPEKSRDTLTAGKAANQESSLITFEDAPSQL, encoded by the exons ATGAAGCGGTACCTGCCTGTGGCCCGGCAGCACTTCCTGGCCGCCCTGGCCAGCACCAGCGTGGTGGTGAAGTCCATCTGCGCCGTGGTGCTCCTGCTCTACCTGCTCTCCTTCGCCGTGGACACCGTCTTCGCCCTGGGGGTCACGCCGGGCTTCCTCTTCCCGCCCAACTTCTGGGTCTGGACGCTGGCCACCCACTGCGTGGCGGAGACCCACCTCTGGGACGTGGGCCTGAGCCTGGCCACAGTGGTGGCGGCCGGGCGGTTGCTGGAGCCCCTCTGGGGAGCCCTGGAGCTGCTCATCTTCTTTGCCGTGGTCAACATCTCCGTGGGGCTCCTGGGCGCCCTGGCCTACCTGCTGTCCTACGTGGCGCTCTTTGACCTCTCCTACCTGTTCACAGTCCGCATCCACGGCATGTTGGGCTTCCTGGGCGGCGTCTTGGTGGCCCTCAAGCAAACCATGGGGGACCGGACAGTCTTGAAGATCCCGCAGGTGCGCATGAAGGTGGTGCCCATGCTCTTGCTCTTGCTCCTGGCCGTTTTGAGGCTGACCACCCTCATCGCGAGCAACGTCTTGGCCTCCTATGGCTTTGGGGTTCTTTCCAGTTGGATCTATCTGCGCTTCTACCAGAGGCACAGTAGAGGACGCGGCGACATGTCAGATCACTTTGCGTTCGCCACGTTCTTCCCTGAGATCCTGCAGCCTGTGGTCGGCCTGTTGGCCAATCTAGTGCACAGTCTCTTGGTCAAAGTGAAAGTCTGTCGGAAAACAGTAAAACGGTATGACGTTGGAGCCCCTTCCTCTATTACTATCAGCTTGCCTGGAACAGACCCTCAGGATGCTGAACGAAGGAG ACAATTGGCCCTGAAGGCTCTGAATGAACGTTTGAAGCGTGTGGAAGATCAGTCAGCATGGCCTAGCATggaagaggatgaagaagaagacagCATGAAGGCCGATGATCCATTGCTACCAGAAAAGAGCCGGGACACTCTTACAGCAGGAAAAGCAGCCAACCAGGAATCCAGCCTCATAACTTTTGAGGATGCCCCCTCACAATTGTGA